The Achromobacter deleyi genome has a window encoding:
- a CDS encoding NAD(P)-dependent oxidoreductase has product MNTHATPAQMATNGARPDPIATVGIVGLGLMGMACASRLRQAGFALLGHDLDPDKRAAFSEARYGALETLHALPARCELVLLAVFDTDQVESVIEAARGLLAGSRLAGRFPLIVCTSTCDPDRIAALANRCAKAGMPFIEAPVSGTSASLAQGQAVGLLAGEEHDIRRAAPVLDVICPARHYLGAAGNGAKAKLAVNLVLGLNRGAVAEGLVFAERLGLAPEPFLNVLLGSAAYSRVMEVKGPMMARRSFRPPQSRVDQSLKDFRLIAELAGSHGQQLPFATVYTALLEGCVAAGEATADNAVIIEAVARRKNRIGPAY; this is encoded by the coding sequence GCGCGACCCGACCCGATCGCAACCGTAGGCATCGTCGGCCTGGGCCTGATGGGCATGGCCTGTGCATCGCGCCTGCGGCAGGCGGGATTCGCGCTCCTCGGCCATGACCTCGATCCCGACAAGCGGGCCGCATTTTCCGAGGCTCGATACGGCGCCCTGGAAACCCTCCACGCCCTCCCCGCACGATGCGAGCTGGTGTTGCTGGCGGTCTTCGATACGGACCAGGTGGAAAGCGTGATCGAGGCCGCGCGCGGGCTATTGGCCGGCTCGCGCCTGGCAGGACGCTTTCCGCTCATCGTATGCACCAGCACTTGCGATCCCGATCGGATCGCAGCGCTTGCAAACCGCTGCGCCAAGGCGGGCATGCCCTTCATAGAAGCGCCCGTTTCCGGCACCAGTGCTTCCCTTGCGCAGGGGCAGGCGGTAGGACTGCTTGCGGGCGAAGAACACGACATACGCCGGGCCGCGCCGGTGCTGGACGTCATCTGCCCTGCGCGCCATTATCTGGGAGCCGCCGGCAACGGCGCCAAGGCGAAGCTCGCCGTCAATCTGGTGCTGGGCCTGAATCGCGGCGCGGTTGCCGAGGGGCTCGTTTTCGCCGAACGCCTGGGCCTGGCGCCAGAGCCGTTTCTGAATGTGCTGCTGGGATCGGCGGCGTATTCGCGGGTGATGGAGGTCAAGGGGCCGATGATGGCGCGCCGCTCATTCCGCCCGCCTCAAAGTCGCGTCGATCAAAGTCTCAAGGATTTTCGCCTGATCGCCGAACTGGCAGGCAGCCACGGCCAGCAGCTCCCTTTCGCAACGGTATACACGGCGCTACTTGAAGGATGCGTCGCCGCGGGGGAAGCCACCGCGGACAATGCCGTGATCATCGAGGCGGTGGCGCGCCGCAAAAACAGGATTGGCCCCGCATATTGA
- a CDS encoding VOC family protein, with translation MGLKFMEHILILTHDPDGTRDWFCENLGFRSGYHPEFGFPVHWLYIGEQDVVHIGKARHSAHQDTYLRTPGDQEGIDYAAAGAPGSGRIDHVCFNCEGIEDFIARLQSNGVEFSQRKAHNSNLFQLFMREPINGIKVELNFAAAEAARAGLMPEWTDTGKTPTGAGG, from the coding sequence ATGGGATTGAAATTCATGGAGCACATCTTGATTCTGACCCATGACCCTGACGGCACCAGGGACTGGTTTTGTGAGAACCTGGGATTTCGTAGCGGATACCACCCTGAGTTCGGCTTTCCGGTGCATTGGCTGTACATCGGCGAGCAGGATGTGGTGCATATCGGAAAAGCCCGGCACTCGGCGCACCAGGACACCTATCTGCGCACGCCTGGCGACCAGGAAGGAATCGACTATGCGGCGGCCGGCGCGCCTGGCTCCGGCCGGATCGATCATGTCTGCTTCAATTGCGAAGGGATAGAGGACTTCATCGCACGCCTGCAATCCAATGGCGTCGAGTTCAGCCAACGCAAGGCCCACAATTCCAATCTGTTCCAGCTGTTCATGCGTGAACCCATCAACGGCATCAAGGTGGAACTGAACTTCGCCGCGGCGGAGGCGGCGCGGGCCGGGCTCATGCCGGAATGGACCGATACGGGGAAGACGCCAACCGGCGCTGGCGGCTGA
- a CDS encoding glycine zipper 2TM domain-containing protein — translation MHKHQHAGKRGHLNMVAVAAVLGLTVVIGGCANQSASSRVYTFDQAQRAQTVTLGYVIGVRPVTIQASQTSGLGVIAGGALGAVAGNAVGGGSGRRITTVGGAVGGAMAGNAIENASSRRQGLELTIRLDGGDTRVITQEADVPISAGQRVQVVTQGGVSRVVGI, via the coding sequence ATGCACAAGCATCAACATGCGGGGAAGCGGGGCCACTTGAACATGGTTGCCGTAGCGGCCGTTCTTGGCCTGACTGTGGTGATCGGGGGCTGCGCCAACCAATCGGCCTCATCACGTGTCTACACCTTCGATCAGGCGCAGCGCGCCCAGACGGTGACGCTGGGATATGTCATCGGGGTGCGCCCGGTGACCATCCAGGCCAGCCAGACGTCGGGTCTGGGTGTCATTGCCGGCGGCGCGCTGGGTGCCGTGGCGGGCAACGCCGTGGGCGGTGGGTCGGGCCGGCGGATCACGACTGTTGGCGGCGCGGTGGGCGGGGCAATGGCAGGCAATGCCATCGAAAACGCCAGCTCCCGTAGACAGGGCCTGGAACTCACCATTCGTCTGGATGGAGGCGATACGCGCGTCATCACGCAAGAGGCGGACGTGCCGATTTCCGCGGGCCAGCGCGTGCAGGTCGTGACGCAGGGCGGCGTGAGCCGCGTCGTCGGCATCTGA
- a CDS encoding carbonic anhydrase family protein, which yields MKNCCMTRHPQDPGRRTLLKAGVGAGTAAMMAAVSLVPRGAEAASLTQAQRDAMTPDQVIEMLKQGNQRFRAGKPQQHDYLAQKRSSASGQFPAAVILSCIDSRAPAEIILDAGIGDTFNGRVAGNISNSDLLGSMEFACAAAGAKVVLVMGHTACGAVAGAIDNVELGNLTGLLKVIKPAVEATKYSGDRSGKNAEFVDAVAKTNVQHTIAAIRKNSPILAGLEKEGKIKIVGSMYDLSNGMVTFLS from the coding sequence ATGAAAAATTGTTGCATGACAAGGCACCCTCAAGACCCAGGACGGCGAACCTTGTTGAAAGCTGGCGTTGGAGCAGGCACGGCCGCAATGATGGCAGCGGTATCGCTGGTACCGCGCGGGGCCGAAGCCGCGTCGCTGACGCAAGCACAGCGGGACGCAATGACCCCGGATCAGGTCATCGAAATGCTGAAACAGGGAAACCAACGCTTTCGCGCCGGCAAGCCTCAGCAACACGATTACCTCGCCCAGAAGCGCTCCAGCGCCTCGGGGCAATTCCCCGCCGCGGTAATCCTCAGCTGCATTGATTCCAGAGCGCCCGCCGAGATCATCCTGGATGCGGGCATCGGCGACACGTTCAACGGCCGGGTCGCGGGCAACATCTCAAATAGCGATTTACTGGGCAGCATGGAATTCGCCTGCGCGGCGGCCGGCGCCAAGGTCGTGCTGGTGATGGGGCATACCGCATGCGGCGCGGTGGCCGGGGCGATCGACAATGTAGAGCTGGGTAATCTTACCGGCTTGCTCAAGGTCATCAAGCCCGCTGTCGAGGCAACCAAGTACTCGGGCGACCGCAGCGGCAAGAACGCGGAATTCGTCGACGCCGTCGCCAAGACGAATGTCCAGCACACCATAGCCGCCATACGGAAGAACAGCCCGATCCTGGCTGGCCTGGAAAAGGAAGGAAAGATCAAGATCGTCGGATCCATGTACGACTTGAGCAACGGGATGGTCACCTTCTTGAGTTAG
- a CDS encoding NirD/YgiW/YdeI family stress tolerance protein, protein MASLLFAIAAPTWAQFTGQGAQVATPTVAEILAKPVDGQMVRVQGHLLSKIKSETYTFSDGTGEIVMEIDDDDFPKQPVSEKTKIEVIGEVDTGLRRPPEIEAESVRVLP, encoded by the coding sequence ATGGCGAGTCTCCTTTTCGCTATCGCCGCGCCGACGTGGGCGCAGTTCACCGGCCAAGGCGCCCAGGTGGCCACTCCAACCGTGGCGGAAATCCTTGCCAAGCCGGTTGATGGGCAGATGGTCCGTGTGCAGGGCCATCTGCTGAGCAAGATCAAATCGGAAACCTATACGTTTTCCGACGGCACAGGCGAAATCGTGATGGAGATCGACGACGACGATTTTCCCAAGCAGCCAGTCTCCGAGAAGACCAAAATCGAAGTCATTGGTGAAGTCGACACCGGGCTGCGCCGTCCGCCCGAAATCGAAGCGGAGTCGGTACGCGTACTTCCTTGA
- a CDS encoding LysR substrate-binding domain-containing protein, producing the protein MNHSVVSLSRKVKLYQLVVFDQIVTSGSLIKAAAALSLTQPSVTKIVQDLEYHFNTPLLVRGPRGITVTEVGELVSRHLRSILVDLRKLNDDVDAYHRGTSGYIQVGTLNSASVAIIPGALDLLRERAPGVIVSVRQGQMGHLLSALKAGELDIVIGRIPDDWEWHADAGELSAEPLYREEFCVVAGGNHPLRETGPNAWKKMHEFPWVLPSRDSSFRQAAESLFTRVGMSRPSIVVESTSLLTNISLLQNNRTLALMVKGVADPFIRGGMLKIMDIGEVLDYGDIGCFFATGRAQGPAIQIFLDCLNTSVRRAGARNSIAFETDVPLQAHEPAGD; encoded by the coding sequence ATGAACCATTCTGTTGTCTCGCTCTCACGCAAGGTGAAGCTCTATCAACTTGTCGTGTTTGATCAGATCGTGACGAGCGGCTCATTGATCAAGGCCGCCGCGGCCTTGAGTCTTACCCAACCGTCGGTCACGAAAATCGTTCAGGACCTTGAATACCATTTCAACACTCCCCTGCTGGTCCGCGGCCCGCGTGGCATCACCGTAACTGAGGTCGGCGAGCTGGTATCGCGCCACCTGCGCTCCATCCTCGTGGATCTGCGCAAGTTGAACGACGATGTCGACGCCTATCATCGAGGCACGTCGGGCTATATCCAGGTCGGCACCTTGAATTCCGCGTCCGTCGCCATCATTCCGGGCGCCCTCGACCTGCTCAGGGAGCGCGCCCCAGGGGTGATCGTCTCCGTCCGCCAAGGCCAGATGGGCCACTTGCTGTCGGCACTTAAAGCAGGAGAACTGGACATCGTCATCGGCCGTATTCCCGACGACTGGGAATGGCATGCCGATGCCGGGGAGCTGAGTGCAGAGCCGCTCTATCGAGAAGAGTTCTGCGTCGTGGCGGGGGGCAATCACCCCCTGAGAGAGACCGGGCCAAATGCGTGGAAGAAAATGCACGAATTCCCCTGGGTGCTCCCGTCCCGGGACTCTTCATTTCGACAAGCAGCCGAGAGCCTGTTTACCCGCGTAGGGATGTCCAGGCCTTCAATCGTCGTGGAGTCCACCTCGCTGCTTACCAACATCAGCCTGCTGCAAAATAACCGCACCCTCGCCTTGATGGTCAAGGGCGTGGCCGACCCCTTCATTCGTGGCGGCATGCTGAAAATCATGGATATCGGCGAGGTGCTTGATTACGGCGATATTGGATGCTTTTTCGCCACCGGCCGCGCCCAAGGCCCAGCCATTCAGATCTTCCTCGATTGCCTCAACACGAGTGTGCGCCGGGCAGGCGCGCGCAATTCGATCGCATTTGAGACTGACGTGCCGCTGCAGGCCCACGAGCCCGCAGGAGACTAG